The following proteins are encoded in a genomic region of Verrucomicrobiia bacterium:
- the gltB gene encoding glutamate synthase large subunit, with amino-acid sequence MNSYPQLPGSLYRPEFEHDACGVGFIANTSGRKEQRIVQYAIEALGSLAHRGALDADAKTGDGAGILVQLPTAFFLREAEKLGVRAVEEEDLAVGFVFAPAGNKYLVAKCRQFVEEACARYGIHFLAWRPVPTNPRCLGDKARSTMPEILQCLLGRDLAWSPDEYERKLFLARNHAERAAMAERVEGFYCASFSARTIVYKGLFNAPQLPKFYLDLKDPLFVSALAIYHQRYSTNTFPTWHLAHPFRMLAHNGEINTLLGNKNWTRARETELESAVWGREVETLRPLIQPGGSDSSALDNALEVLDLSGRHLLHSVTMLAPEAWENSTDLDPKVRDYYEYHACLNEPWDGPAAVVFSDGRIIGATLDRNGLRPARYKIYDDGLMVMGSEVGVVAMDERRVVRKGRLGPGKILAIDTVAGRFLDNDEVKSFVASQQPYGDWLRANLFHLEPHALPLAATHQPVNLLDLTLQQITFGWDQEQLDVLLEPMAVSGLEPVGSMGDDTPIAVLSRRPRLLFDYFKQLFAQVTNPPIDSIREKVVMSLRTTLGARLSWLEETPEHARQIRIASPYLADHELMALLQIPDPAFAAVRIACHFDPGEGVDALEAAVERLSAEAEAAVDAGRTLLVLTDRGVDARNVPIPMLLAVGAVHHHLIRAGKRLRCSLVCESGECRDVHHFACLIGFGASAVNPYVAIDSLREAVEAGRYGELTLEKALANFRKAVESGLLKVMAKMGISTIASYHGAQIFEAIGLGQVVVDRCFYGITSQIGGITFREIADDAARRHRLAYGAPEAAVLDVGGNYRVAKGGRGEYHAYNTQVVGTLHRFLKTGQREEFLKYMETVERREPVSPRDLLQFKPGTIPVPVDEVEGVEEIRRRFTTAGMSLGALSPEAHECLAVAMNSIGGKSNSGEGGEDALRYSTERNSAIKQVASGRFGVTPAYLASAAEIEIKMAQGAKPGEGGQLPGHKVSPLIARLRYSVPGVPLISPPPHHDIYSIEDLAQLIYDLKQVNPRAKVCVKLVACAGVGTVAAGVAKAFADVVLISGHDGGTGASPLSSIKNTGGPFEFGVAEAQQTLMLNDLRSRIVLRTDGGLKTGRDIVLAAILGAEEFNFGTGALVAAGCAMFRVCHLNTCPVGVATQKEELRLKFRGKPENLVHFFNAVAQEVREILASLGLRRLDDLIGRTDLVEVRPLSEFPEEIRAKVGRLQLDRLLFQVDPSGSLPRIHTRDRNERFGDSSLDDRIINDARLALQGKGVARLSYKINNTRRNIGTKVSGQIGFQYGDSGLPDGSIDITLRGSAGQSLGAFLANGVRLKLIGEANDYVGKGMNGGEIVVRPSDGVRYCWAENSLVGNTCLYGATGGRLLVAGRAGERFGVRNSGGTAVVEGLGDHGCEYMTGGMVVVLGDAGRNFAAGMSGGRAYVYDPGQVFPHRYNSGMVGLERFGDEAEVKRVEALIFAHLEATESPRASEILKDWSHAREQFWVVVPHPAAAGPGTPPVNEPEKTVAGSNGAVPVATPAAKA; translated from the coding sequence ATGAATTCCTATCCGCAGCTTCCCGGGTCCCTGTACCGGCCCGAGTTCGAGCACGACGCCTGCGGCGTCGGCTTTATCGCGAACACCAGCGGGCGCAAGGAGCAGCGCATCGTGCAGTACGCGATCGAGGCCCTGGGCAGCCTGGCCCATCGCGGGGCCCTGGATGCCGACGCCAAGACGGGGGACGGCGCGGGGATCCTGGTCCAGCTCCCGACGGCGTTCTTCCTGCGCGAGGCCGAGAAGCTTGGGGTGCGGGCGGTCGAGGAGGAGGATCTTGCGGTGGGTTTCGTGTTCGCGCCGGCGGGGAACAAATACCTCGTCGCCAAGTGCCGTCAGTTCGTTGAGGAGGCCTGCGCGCGGTACGGGATTCATTTTCTGGCGTGGCGTCCGGTCCCGACGAACCCGCGGTGCCTGGGAGACAAGGCGCGGAGCACGATGCCCGAGATCCTGCAGTGCCTGCTGGGGCGGGATCTTGCCTGGAGTCCCGATGAGTACGAGCGGAAGCTGTTTCTGGCGCGCAACCATGCGGAGCGCGCGGCGATGGCCGAGCGCGTGGAGGGGTTCTACTGCGCCTCCTTCAGCGCCCGCACCATCGTGTACAAGGGGCTCTTCAATGCGCCCCAGTTGCCGAAGTTCTACCTCGACCTGAAGGACCCCCTCTTCGTGTCGGCGCTGGCCATCTATCACCAGCGGTACTCCACCAACACCTTCCCCACCTGGCACCTGGCGCACCCGTTCCGGATGCTGGCGCACAACGGCGAAATCAACACCCTGCTGGGCAACAAGAACTGGACGCGCGCCCGGGAGACGGAACTGGAGTCCGCCGTGTGGGGGCGCGAGGTGGAAACCCTGCGGCCGCTGATCCAGCCCGGGGGCTCCGATTCCTCGGCGCTCGACAATGCGCTCGAGGTGTTGGACCTGTCCGGGCGCCACCTGCTGCATTCCGTGACCATGCTTGCACCCGAGGCGTGGGAAAACAGCACGGATCTCGATCCGAAGGTGCGGGATTACTACGAGTACCACGCCTGCCTGAACGAGCCGTGGGATGGACCGGCCGCGGTGGTGTTTTCAGACGGCCGGATCATCGGGGCGACCCTGGACCGCAATGGCCTGCGGCCGGCCCGCTACAAGATCTATGACGACGGTCTCATGGTCATGGGCTCCGAGGTCGGGGTGGTCGCGATGGATGAACGGCGGGTGGTCCGCAAGGGGCGGTTGGGGCCGGGAAAGATCCTGGCGATAGACACCGTCGCCGGGCGGTTCCTGGACAATGACGAGGTGAAGTCCTTTGTCGCCTCGCAGCAACCGTACGGCGACTGGCTCCGGGCCAACTTGTTCCACCTCGAGCCGCATGCGCTCCCGCTGGCCGCGACCCACCAGCCGGTCAACCTGCTGGACCTCACCCTGCAGCAGATCACCTTCGGCTGGGACCAGGAGCAGCTCGATGTCCTGCTGGAGCCGATGGCCGTTTCCGGGCTGGAACCGGTGGGGTCCATGGGCGACGACACGCCCATCGCCGTCCTGTCCCGGCGTCCGCGTCTCCTCTTCGATTATTTCAAGCAGTTGTTCGCGCAGGTCACCAATCCCCCGATTGATTCCATCCGGGAAAAGGTCGTGATGTCGTTGCGGACCACGCTGGGGGCACGCCTGTCCTGGCTGGAGGAGACCCCGGAACATGCGCGTCAGATCCGGATCGCGTCGCCGTACCTGGCCGACCATGAACTGATGGCGTTGCTGCAGATTCCCGACCCGGCCTTCGCGGCGGTCCGGATCGCGTGTCACTTTGATCCGGGCGAGGGCGTGGATGCGTTGGAAGCGGCCGTGGAACGGCTTTCCGCCGAGGCCGAGGCGGCCGTGGACGCCGGCCGCACGCTGCTGGTGCTGACGGACCGGGGCGTGGACGCCCGCAACGTGCCCATCCCGATGCTGCTTGCGGTGGGGGCGGTCCACCACCACCTGATCCGCGCGGGCAAACGGCTTCGCTGCTCCCTGGTGTGCGAAAGCGGTGAATGCCGGGACGTCCATCACTTCGCCTGCCTCATCGGGTTCGGGGCGAGCGCGGTGAACCCCTACGTTGCCATTGATTCGCTGCGCGAGGCCGTGGAGGCGGGACGCTATGGTGAGCTGACCCTGGAAAAGGCGCTGGCGAACTTTCGCAAGGCGGTGGAGTCCGGACTGCTGAAAGTGATGGCCAAGATGGGGATCTCGACCATCGCCAGTTACCATGGCGCGCAGATCTTCGAGGCGATCGGTCTCGGGCAGGTCGTGGTGGACCGGTGCTTCTACGGCATCACCAGCCAGATCGGCGGGATCACGTTCCGCGAGATTGCCGACGATGCGGCGCGACGGCACCGGCTGGCGTACGGTGCGCCGGAGGCGGCGGTGTTGGATGTCGGAGGAAACTACCGGGTGGCGAAGGGGGGTCGGGGTGAATACCACGCCTACAACACCCAGGTGGTCGGCACGTTGCACCGGTTCCTGAAGACCGGGCAGCGCGAGGAATTCCTCAAGTACATGGAGACCGTCGAGCGCCGCGAACCGGTGAGTCCCCGCGACCTCCTGCAGTTCAAGCCGGGGACGATCCCGGTGCCGGTAGACGAGGTGGAGGGAGTGGAGGAGATCCGGCGCCGGTTCACCACCGCCGGCATGTCGTTGGGCGCCTTGTCTCCCGAGGCACACGAGTGCCTGGCCGTTGCCATGAACAGCATCGGGGGCAAATCCAACTCCGGCGAGGGGGGCGAGGATGCCCTGCGGTACAGCACCGAGCGCAATTCGGCGATCAAGCAGGTGGCTTCAGGACGCTTCGGCGTGACGCCCGCCTACCTGGCCAGCGCGGCCGAAATCGAAATCAAGATGGCCCAGGGCGCAAAGCCGGGCGAGGGAGGGCAGTTGCCCGGCCACAAGGTGAGCCCGCTGATCGCGCGGCTCCGGTACAGCGTGCCCGGTGTGCCCCTGATCTCACCGCCGCCGCATCATGACATCTATTCGATCGAGGATCTGGCGCAGCTCATCTACGACCTGAAGCAGGTCAATCCGCGGGCCAAGGTGTGTGTCAAGCTGGTGGCGTGCGCCGGCGTGGGCACCGTGGCGGCCGGCGTGGCCAAGGCGTTTGCGGATGTGGTGCTCATCTCAGGGCATGACGGCGGCACGGGCGCCTCGCCGCTCAGTTCCATCAAGAATACCGGTGGCCCGTTCGAGTTCGGCGTGGCCGAAGCCCAGCAGACCCTGATGCTCAACGACCTTCGGTCCCGCATCGTCCTGCGCACGGACGGCGGCCTCAAAACCGGGCGCGACATCGTGCTGGCGGCGATCTTGGGCGCGGAGGAGTTCAACTTCGGCACCGGAGCCCTGGTGGCCGCCGGATGCGCCATGTTCCGGGTCTGTCACCTGAACACCTGTCCGGTCGGCGTGGCCACCCAGAAGGAGGAGCTGCGGCTGAAGTTCCGGGGAAAGCCTGAGAATTTGGTCCACTTCTTCAACGCCGTCGCCCAGGAGGTCCGGGAAATCCTGGCGTCCCTCGGACTCCGGCGTCTCGACGATCTCATCGGGCGGACCGACCTGGTCGAGGTGCGGCCGTTGTCGGAGTTTCCGGAGGAGATCCGCGCCAAGGTGGGCCGGCTCCAACTCGACCGGCTCCTGTTCCAGGTGGATCCCAGCGGCTCCCTGCCGCGCATTCACACCCGGGACCGCAACGAGCGGTTTGGCGACAGCTCGCTCGACGACCGCATCATCAACGACGCGCGACTCGCGCTTCAGGGCAAGGGGGTCGCGCGACTGAGCTACAAGATCAACAACACGCGTCGCAACATCGGGACAAAAGTCTCCGGCCAGATCGGGTTCCAGTATGGCGACTCCGGGCTGCCCGACGGCTCGATTGACATCACCCTGCGCGGCAGTGCAGGGCAGAGCCTGGGCGCGTTTCTGGCCAACGGGGTGCGGCTGAAGCTCATCGGGGAGGCGAATGACTACGTCGGCAAGGGCATGAACGGGGGGGAAATCGTCGTGCGCCCATCGGATGGGGTGAGGTATTGCTGGGCCGAGAACAGTCTCGTGGGCAACACCTGCCTTTACGGCGCCACCGGCGGTCGCCTGCTGGTGGCCGGGAGGGCTGGCGAGCGCTTCGGCGTCCGGAATTCCGGCGGCACAGCCGTCGTTGAGGGACTCGGCGACCATGGCTGCGAGTACATGACCGGCGGCATGGTCGTGGTGCTCGGCGACGCCGGGCGCAATTTTGCCGCCGGCATGTCGGGCGGCCGGGCCTATGTGTACGACCCGGGACAAGTCTTCCCGCATCGGTACAACTCCGGGATGGTGGGCTTGGAGCGGTTTGGCGACGAAGCCGAGGTCAAACGGGTGGAGGCCCTCATCTTCGCCCACCTCGAGGCCACCGAATCACCGCGCGCCAGCGAGATCCTCAAGGATTGGAGTCATGCCCGCGAGCAGTTCTGGGTCGTCGTGCCGCACCCGGCCGCCGCGGGACCGGGGACCCCGCCCGTCAACGAGCCCGAGAAGACGGTCGCCGGATCCAATGGCGCAGTGCCGGTCGCCACCCCCGCGGCCAAGGCTTGA
- the mutM gene encoding bifunctional DNA-formamidopyrimidine glycosylase/DNA-(apurinic or apyrimidinic site) lyase, producing MPELPEVEVLVRRLRAAVVGRRIQEVDVRSPRVIRPLTPRRLREQLLGGDIRDLTRRGKYLVFEVFGNPEPRATALLVHLGMSGRLSLNPVASDIPQYTVASLGLGPQRLDVQDPRKFGRMHCDRSVLDRLGPEPLSPEFTPATLSERMGPSRRPVKVCLMDPEVVAGVGNIYASEALFRSRIWPGRPACELGRAQIRRLWVAIRWVLRAAIRRGARKMLEDPGDMESAFYFGRGRGGVRSGKATGFRVYDREGQPCSACRTRIVRLMQAGRGTFFCPRCQSAR from the coding sequence GTGCCCGAACTTCCAGAGGTCGAGGTCCTGGTCCGGCGCTTGCGGGCCGCCGTGGTCGGACGCCGGATTCAGGAGGTGGACGTCCGGAGCCCGCGGGTGATCCGGCCCCTCACGCCACGGAGACTTCGGGAGCAACTCCTTGGAGGGGACATCCGGGATCTCACCCGGCGGGGCAAGTACCTGGTTTTCGAGGTGTTCGGAAATCCGGAGCCCCGGGCCACGGCCCTGCTGGTGCATCTGGGCATGTCCGGACGCCTGTCGTTGAACCCGGTGGCGTCCGATATCCCTCAATACACGGTGGCGTCCCTTGGGCTGGGTCCCCAAAGGCTGGACGTTCAGGACCCCAGGAAGTTTGGGCGGATGCACTGCGACCGGTCCGTGCTGGATCGGCTGGGACCGGAGCCGTTATCCCCCGAGTTTACCCCGGCAACGCTCTCCGAACGCATGGGACCTTCCCGCCGCCCCGTGAAGGTCTGCCTGATGGATCCGGAAGTGGTCGCCGGAGTTGGGAACATCTACGCCTCCGAGGCGCTGTTCCGGTCCCGAATCTGGCCCGGGCGGCCGGCCTGCGAGCTCGGAAGGGCGCAAATCCGGCGTCTGTGGGTCGCGATCCGGTGGGTGCTGCGGGCCGCGATCCGGCGCGGCGCCCGCAAGATGCTCGAAGACCCTGGGGACATGGAGTCTGCCTTCTACTTCGGGCGGGGCAGGGGAGGCGTCCGTTCCGGAAAGGCGACGGGATTTCGAGTCTACGATCGGGAGGGACAGCCCTGTTCCGCTTGCAGGACGCGAATCGTCCGCCTGATGCAGGCTGGACGGGGCACCTTCTTTTGTCCGCGGTGTCAGTCCGCCCGTTGA
- the xylB gene encoding xylulokinase translates to MASRTLIVGIDSGTQSTKALVVEARNGRVLGEGGSRYDLIPGLPPGAKEQHPQTWREATVKAVRSALRKAGARSSDVVAIGVSGQQHGFVPLDRSGEVIRPAKLWCDTTTVAECDEITAALGGPRGAIRRLGNAVLPGFTAGKILWMKRHEPRNFRRLAMVLLPHDYLNRWLTGEATMEYGDASGTALMDVRRRRWSSDALAAIDPDLPAALPELSPSDRPAGRLTAAAAGELGLAPGIVVSAGGGDNMMGAIGTGNTREGVVTASCGTSGTIYACASRPVVDPKGEIAAFCDSTNRWLPLLCTMNVTVATEMVRRDFRLDHAAFERTAAAAPPGSDGLLLLPYLEGERTPNVPQGTGVFFGVRPATFTAAHFARAAMEGVTLGMNYGLRRLADLGVKAAQVRATGGGARSRLWRQIMADVFNVEVVTLQVAEGAAFGAALQALWCWRLTRGDAVRIEEVTDAMVRLNPRETARPDPVAAARYGELQHIQDALGGSLRDSFGRHRAYLDTAAGPR, encoded by the coding sequence ATGGCTTCGCGCACGCTGATCGTCGGGATTGATTCCGGGACCCAATCCACCAAGGCGCTCGTGGTGGAGGCCCGGAACGGACGGGTGCTGGGGGAGGGAGGCAGCCGCTATGACCTGATTCCCGGACTTCCTCCGGGGGCGAAGGAGCAGCATCCCCAAACGTGGCGTGAGGCGACGGTCAAGGCGGTCCGGTCGGCACTTCGGAAGGCCGGAGCCCGTTCCAGCGACGTGGTGGCCATCGGCGTCAGCGGACAGCAACACGGTTTCGTACCGCTGGACCGGTCCGGAGAGGTAATCCGGCCGGCAAAACTTTGGTGTGACACGACCACGGTGGCCGAGTGCGATGAGATCACGGCGGCGCTTGGGGGCCCGCGCGGGGCGATCCGCCGGCTCGGCAACGCGGTGCTCCCCGGGTTCACGGCGGGCAAGATCCTGTGGATGAAGCGGCATGAGCCCCGGAACTTCCGGCGGCTGGCGATGGTGCTCCTGCCTCACGACTACCTGAACCGCTGGCTGACCGGGGAGGCGACCATGGAATACGGCGACGCGTCAGGCACGGCGCTCATGGACGTGCGGCGTCGCCGCTGGAGTTCCGACGCCCTTGCGGCAATTGATCCGGACCTGCCAGCGGCACTTCCGGAGCTGTCGCCGAGCGATCGTCCCGCCGGCCGCCTCACCGCCGCCGCGGCGGGTGAACTCGGACTCGCGCCCGGCATTGTGGTCAGTGCGGGAGGCGGGGACAACATGATGGGTGCCATTGGCACCGGAAACACGCGGGAAGGCGTGGTCACTGCCAGCTGCGGCACCAGCGGGACCATTTACGCCTGCGCCAGCCGGCCGGTGGTGGATCCCAAGGGGGAGATTGCGGCGTTTTGCGATTCGACGAACCGGTGGCTGCCGCTCCTGTGCACGATGAACGTCACCGTGGCGACGGAGATGGTGCGCAGGGATTTCCGGCTCGACCATGCCGCCTTTGAGCGGACTGCAGCCGCAGCGCCGCCCGGTTCGGACGGGCTGCTGCTTCTGCCGTACCTGGAGGGAGAGCGAACCCCCAATGTGCCCCAGGGGACCGGGGTGTTTTTCGGGGTGCGTCCGGCGACGTTCACCGCGGCGCACTTTGCCCGCGCGGCCATGGAGGGCGTGACGCTGGGCATGAATTATGGCCTGCGGCGCCTTGCGGACCTCGGGGTGAAGGCCGCACAGGTCCGGGCCACCGGCGGCGGCGCCAGGTCGCGCCTGTGGCGTCAGATCATGGCCGACGTCTTCAATGTCGAGGTGGTCACCCTGCAGGTCGCCGAAGGGGCCGCCTTCGGCGCGGCCCTGCAGGCCCTGTGGTGTTGGCGGTTGACCCGCGGCGACGCGGTGCGCATTGAGGAGGTCACCGATGCGATGGTGCGGCTGAATCCCCGCGAAACGGCCCGGCCGGACCCCGTCGCGGCGGCCAGGTACGGGGAACTTCAGCACATCCAGGACGCGCTGGGCGGCAGCTTGCGCGACAGCTTTGGACGTCACCGCGCGTACCTCGACACGGCCGCCGGACCGCGCTGA
- a CDS encoding ABC transporter permease encodes MTPLPVVARELRVASRRPWTYWGRALAGGVALMVFAWIAAVAQFAGAARSGVVLFFALASPAFVFAFCAGLLYTADSVSSEKREGTLGLLFLTDLRGHDVTLGKLAGTSLGAVYGLLSMLPFLAITLLLGGVTGADYLRMALVLLTTLFTSLSTGLLASVLSLDSRRSVLVAFLFMLGVFLFFPTTVASVEWAQKRFGAEPEAATLWSLTPLKAFAVCAGRQFTAEVPAYWTSVGFTGLAGLMALGVANWRLPRAWQHSGDPPGRRSPGGWLKRLRFRTPDAFAQFREPILSRNAVTWLTARHWLRPWLPWLFLAGVAAVWTWLAGWWDPEWWSVEALFAGSVGIHVTFKIWMANEAPRQFLDDRQSGALELLLATPLSPREIVGGQLMALRRQFFGPVLCLLAADVLGLIAALKDYADPGPPVLATLWALRILLLPADLATLAYAGQWAGMFGRSRTATSGLVWRVLNLPWLLWFMLVTTTVLRSGGDNTLWFLIGSWFVLGIATDAFWLLYAHKRLTSGFREAAARRPGERTRWKFFLRTTS; translated from the coding sequence ATGACGCCACTGCCCGTTGTTGCCCGTGAACTGCGGGTGGCTTCCCGACGCCCATGGACCTACTGGGGTCGCGCCCTGGCTGGCGGTGTCGCCCTGATGGTCTTCGCATGGATTGCCGCCGTTGCGCAGTTCGCCGGTGCGGCTCGATCCGGCGTTGTCCTGTTTTTCGCCCTCGCATCGCCCGCATTCGTCTTCGCGTTTTGTGCCGGGCTGCTCTACACGGCGGACAGCGTCAGCAGTGAAAAGCGGGAAGGGACCCTGGGGCTGCTGTTCCTGACCGACCTGCGGGGCCACGATGTCACCCTGGGCAAGCTTGCTGGAACCTCCCTGGGGGCGGTGTACGGACTCCTCTCCATGCTGCCGTTCCTGGCCATCACCCTGCTCCTGGGCGGGGTCACCGGGGCGGACTACCTGCGGATGGCGCTGGTGCTCCTGACCACGTTGTTCACCTCGCTGTCCACGGGACTCCTGGCCTCCGTTTTGTCCCTCGACTCCCGCCGCTCGGTGCTCGTGGCCTTTCTGTTCATGTTGGGGGTGTTTCTGTTCTTCCCGACCACCGTCGCGTCTGTGGAATGGGCTCAGAAGCGCTTCGGTGCTGAACCTGAAGCCGCCACGCTCTGGAGCCTGACCCCCTTGAAGGCCTTCGCGGTTTGCGCCGGCCGCCAGTTCACTGCGGAGGTTCCGGCATACTGGACCTCGGTGGGCTTCACGGGCCTCGCGGGACTCATGGCCCTCGGCGTCGCCAACTGGCGCCTCCCCAGAGCCTGGCAGCATTCCGGGGACCCGCCGGGCCGCCGGAGTCCGGGCGGATGGCTGAAGCGACTGCGATTCCGAACTCCGGACGCCTTCGCGCAGTTCCGGGAACCCATCCTGAGCCGCAATGCCGTCACCTGGTTGACGGCGCGCCACTGGTTGCGGCCGTGGCTGCCGTGGCTGTTCCTCGCGGGTGTCGCAGCCGTTTGGACCTGGCTTGCGGGGTGGTGGGATCCGGAGTGGTGGAGCGTGGAGGCCCTGTTCGCCGGGTCGGTGGGGATTCACGTGACGTTCAAGATCTGGATGGCCAATGAGGCACCCCGCCAGTTCCTCGACGATCGCCAAAGCGGGGCGCTGGAATTGCTTCTGGCGACGCCGCTTTCCCCCCGCGAAATTGTCGGTGGTCAACTAATGGCGCTCCGGCGCCAGTTTTTCGGACCGGTCCTCTGCCTCCTCGCCGCTGACGTCCTGGGACTGATCGCCGCACTCAAGGACTACGCCGATCCGGGCCCGCCAGTGCTCGCCACCCTTTGGGCGTTGCGGATCCTCCTGCTGCCGGCCGACCTCGCGACGCTGGCCTATGCCGGCCAGTGGGCCGGCATGTTTGGACGCAGCCGGACCGCGACGTCCGGACTGGTTTGGCGGGTGTTGAATCTACCGTGGCTCCTCTGGTTCATGCTCGTGACCACCACGGTCCTTCGGTCGGGCGGCGACAACACCCTGTGGTTCCTGATCGGCAGCTGGTTCGTGCTCGGGATCGCCACGGATGCCTTCTGGCTGCTGTATGCGCACAAACGCCTGACCTCCGGTTTCCGCGAAGCCGCCGCCCGACGCCCGGGTGAACGAACGCGATGGAAGTTCTTCCTCCGCACCACATCCTGA
- a CDS encoding ABC transporter permease subunit — MWLVIQRELRDLARQPSLAGIRVLSAGLALVLFWLAWERASPGTIASGRGFFLGLNRLLFAGLWLAGPVLTADCLSREKREGTLGLLMLTPLRPVDVVVGKAVSEAARAFMGLLAVLPVLMIPLLLGGVGWMDALRMFLLQGAALGLALASGLAASSLTRTWWHARLLALGFAVVAGLGFLTLHGSLRMVPVALQAPVSSRPGILLAGVTAAWQELRGRAGLGPADGFDSWWHDGSGVPATGLTVLLAAGVCLVAGLLVMAMGFAAAAGIRHSWRLEPSWTHKRAGFWRWMASPISPAMAARRRSHLLDQNPVRWLQSRAWQARLGGWVLAGAVAGCFWLWPEPDRRASDPLHQLLRPALMGVVAFMATASFRIERESGGLELWMVTPLSPGTILRGRWHPLLARASGAWALMILLPYLPSAAQWLAGLELSPGRQQWLRQRCLLDLDYTVWLMATALLGTALSLSSLSFPTAFGFTWVLHHAPQFAATVAEWYVQEQDQRLGRPPTVWNARQEFLWLGMGFAGAVLAWSWWFGCRQLAERRFLPGLRSPRLPPRDIPGEVRAS; from the coding sequence GTGTGGCTGGTGATCCAACGCGAACTTCGCGATCTGGCGCGACAACCGTCGCTCGCCGGAATCCGAGTCCTGTCCGCCGGATTGGCCCTGGTCCTGTTCTGGCTGGCCTGGGAACGCGCCAGCCCGGGGACGATTGCGTCGGGACGCGGCTTCTTTCTCGGACTCAACCGCCTGCTCTTCGCCGGACTCTGGCTCGCGGGCCCGGTGCTCACCGCCGACTGCCTGAGCCGCGAAAAGCGGGAGGGCACCCTGGGCCTGCTGATGCTGACGCCGCTCCGTCCCGTGGATGTCGTCGTCGGCAAGGCCGTTTCGGAGGCGGCACGGGCATTTATGGGTCTTCTGGCGGTTTTGCCCGTCCTGATGATCCCGTTGCTCCTGGGTGGGGTGGGGTGGATGGATGCCCTGCGGATGTTCCTCCTCCAGGGCGCGGCGCTGGGCCTCGCCCTGGCCTCAGGCCTCGCGGCGTCGTCGCTCACCCGCACCTGGTGGCACGCGCGGCTCCTCGCCCTGGGCTTCGCGGTCGTGGCCGGCCTGGGCTTCCTGACCCTGCACGGATCATTGCGGATGGTCCCCGTGGCGCTCCAGGCGCCCGTGTCGTCGCGGCCTGGGATCCTGCTCGCCGGAGTCACCGCCGCATGGCAGGAGCTCCGGGGGCGTGCCGGCCTCGGACCGGCTGATGGCTTTGACTCCTGGTGGCACGACGGCAGCGGGGTGCCCGCCACTGGATTGACCGTGCTCCTGGCCGCCGGAGTCTGCCTCGTCGCCGGACTCCTCGTGATGGCGATGGGGTTCGCAGCCGCGGCGGGCATCCGGCACTCCTGGCGGCTGGAGCCGTCCTGGACCCACAAGCGGGCGGGGTTCTGGCGGTGGATGGCATCACCCATTTCCCCGGCGATGGCCGCCCGGCGGCGCTCGCACCTTCTGGATCAAAACCCGGTGCGCTGGTTGCAGTCCCGGGCATGGCAGGCCCGGCTCGGCGGCTGGGTCCTGGCCGGGGCGGTGGCGGGGTGCTTCTGGCTCTGGCCCGAGCCCGACCGGCGGGCCAGCGATCCCCTGCATCAACTCCTGCGGCCCGCGCTGATGGGCGTCGTCGCCTTCATGGCCACCGCCAGCTTCCGCATCGAACGGGAATCGGGCGGCCTTGAACTGTGGATGGTCACCCCGTTGAGTCCGGGAACAATCCTTCGCGGACGCTGGCATCCGTTGCTGGCCCGGGCGTCCGGTGCCTGGGCCCTGATGATCCTGCTGCCGTACCTGCCCTCGGCGGCCCAGTGGCTCGCCGGATTGGAACTCTCCCCCGGACGCCAACAATGGCTCCGGCAGCGCTGCCTGCTGGATCTGGACTACACGGTCTGGCTGATGGCGACGGCGCTGCTGGGCACCGCCCTCTCGCTGTCGTCCTTGTCCTTTCCCACGGCATTCGGGTTCACGTGGGTCCTCCATCATGCACCGCAATTCGCGGCCACCGTTGCCGAGTGGTACGTGCAGGAGCAGGACCAGCGACTGGGCCGTCCGCCCACGGTCTGGAATGCCCGCCAGGAATTCCTTTGGCTGGGCATGGGCTTTGCCGGCGCTGTGCTCGCCTGGAGTTGGTGGTTCGGATGCCGCCAGCTTGCCGAACGCCGGTTTCTTCCGGGGCTTCGGAGTCCCCGCTTGCCGCCACGGGACATCCCCGGTGAAGTGCGCGCGTCATGA